The Blastopirellula marina genome has a window encoding:
- a CDS encoding c-type cytochrome: protein MRKTILSLVVCLGLCWSGQGYAQTLQLEKGDHISIIGNTTADRMQHHAWLETYIHATHPELNLTFRNLAFPGDELKVRPREDNFGTPDEWLAKNKTDVVFAFFGYNEALKGPQAVDGFKKDLAEVIDGMRAQKYNGKSAPKIVIFSPIAHENLYSRHLPDGSKNNPNLKLYTEAMAEVCQAKDVLFVDLFTPSQKLYADAEKPLTMNGIHLLDHGNQAIAGVIYGQLFGKPLPDAGSEEIAKLRDVILDKNYYWFSRYRVVDGYNVFGGRSKLAWFGQSNADVMLREMEIFDVMTANRDQRVWAVAQGGDLEVKDDNLPEELVVKSNRDGDLSDGGFSYRTAEEGLKKLEMHKDLQANVFASEEMFPELINPVQMAVDPNGHLYASVWPSYPHWNPTEPRLDRIVCLPDDNGDGVADRCVIFADELNSVTGFEFWGGGMIVASLPELWFLKDTDGDLKADVKIRLLQGLSSADSHHSANAMVLGPDGWIYWSRGVFNVATMETPTKTYRSTQTGVHRFNPRTFEMEFHYPIGPNPHGDVFDQWGYQFANDGTSGTGSYVDIGKGVGNKQWFDKRVRPVAATGLLASSHFPEEMQGNFLICNCIGFLGVLNHEIQYNGSDIRATEVDPILVSSDPNFRPSDVEIGADGALYVADWANALIGHMQHNMRDPNRDHQHGRIFRVTAKNRPLIEPVRLKDKPLVEVLSAFYAKENATRYRARIELSGRDSEEVQAAIEKFVAAKDINNPADAQAMLECLWVLEEHRMPSIDLVKTVFQAGEPRVRAAAIRTLGHWADSVDGWEPTLVAAASDPSPLVRAEAIKSAVEFTGPAAAETVFLAASQEMDPELTRLLQYAQSQIDVDQMIAESIRSGRKLSPAATTYALEKASSDLLLKLDRTDEVYAAILSRGGIQPKYREEAISVLATKNNRSPMGELIAWVSTAESKNLPSLNDLANMLPKASQADLAKSQDLLEKLASTTQSAVVRRAVYTSWIQSGGAEAAWAHASQSPALMADLLQSARSISKSAEAAPLYAKIRPLMFELPASLRPESGSIAGDGPAVAFDYYEPNPAKDVAIETLNASKPKFSGRMDNFNKYVPKGRQDTFATKQTASIIAPVAGDYKFYIASDDGSRVYLNGSLLINNDGLHGMVERGGNATLTAGPHEIVVTYFDNGGGDGLRVMWEGPGIKKQAIPTSALRSAGQADLRAVAIAAVTAWPGHQDEKIADFAKLTQSEDLSTAGLNALTSLPPGAVAEKLSPEAQATILATLLTQANEATPVERQSKQYAKVLDLGEALVAKSTAKDSGSLNRKLVDLRKSIPVAADPKVMAMGKEIFLRESHCATCHQPHGQGMPNLYPPIDGTLWATGSEDRLISMVLDGMHGTIEVKGKTYSSPPLPPMTGFRQLLNDEEVAAVLTYVRNSWSNRAKPITASQVAKIRAIDRGDATFWHVNDLMAKFPLEDGRKPIEATGDSWVPKFVKQWKYEDLDPKKVAASKRNFVVGQVYFNRLGCAQCHQINEKGGNFGPDLTRLGEKKATAEHILESIADPAKNIDEKYRMQTILTIDGKVISGMTIADRPDQLVLITDPEHPDKPVTILKDDIEERSNTATTIMPGGMLNWLTEEEIYDLAAFVLSGGDAKNKLFQDK from the coding sequence ATGCGTAAAACAATCCTCTCGCTTGTTGTTTGTCTTGGCCTGTGTTGGTCGGGGCAAGGGTATGCTCAGACGTTGCAGCTTGAAAAAGGAGATCACATCTCCATCATCGGCAATACAACCGCCGATCGCATGCAACACCACGCCTGGCTGGAAACGTATATCCATGCGACTCATCCCGAGTTGAATTTGACGTTTCGCAACCTGGCCTTTCCCGGCGACGAGCTGAAAGTTCGACCGCGGGAAGACAACTTCGGCACGCCAGACGAGTGGCTCGCCAAGAACAAGACAGACGTCGTCTTCGCGTTCTTCGGTTACAACGAAGCCCTCAAAGGTCCCCAAGCTGTCGACGGGTTCAAAAAGGATCTGGCCGAAGTGATCGATGGGATGCGTGCCCAGAAGTACAACGGCAAATCGGCTCCTAAGATCGTGATATTCTCGCCTATTGCCCACGAGAACCTCTACAGCCGTCACCTGCCTGACGGTTCGAAGAACAACCCGAACCTGAAGCTTTACACCGAGGCTATGGCCGAAGTGTGCCAGGCCAAGGACGTCTTGTTCGTCGATCTCTTTACCCCATCGCAAAAGCTGTATGCCGACGCCGAGAAACCGCTCACGATGAACGGCATTCACCTGTTGGATCACGGCAACCAAGCGATCGCTGGCGTCATCTACGGACAACTATTTGGCAAGCCCCTACCCGATGCAGGCTCAGAAGAAATCGCCAAGCTGCGCGACGTAATCCTCGACAAGAACTACTACTGGTTCAGCCGCTATCGCGTGGTGGACGGTTACAACGTGTTCGGTGGTCGCTCGAAGCTGGCCTGGTTTGGCCAATCCAACGCCGACGTCATGCTCCGCGAGATGGAAATCTTCGACGTCATGACGGCCAATCGCGATCAGCGCGTGTGGGCGGTTGCCCAGGGTGGTGACCTGGAAGTCAAAGACGACAATCTTCCCGAAGAACTGGTCGTTAAATCGAACCGCGATGGCGACCTGTCCGATGGTGGTTTTTCGTACCGTACCGCCGAAGAAGGCCTGAAGAAACTGGAAATGCACAAAGACCTTCAAGCGAATGTCTTTGCTTCCGAAGAGATGTTCCCCGAACTGATCAACCCGGTTCAGATGGCCGTCGATCCGAATGGTCACTTGTACGCTTCGGTCTGGCCGAGCTACCCTCACTGGAACCCCACCGAACCGCGTCTGGATCGCATTGTCTGTCTGCCGGACGACAACGGCGACGGCGTGGCCGACCGCTGCGTGATCTTCGCTGACGAATTGAACAGCGTCACCGGTTTCGAATTCTGGGGCGGCGGTATGATTGTCGCTTCGCTGCCAGAATTGTGGTTCCTGAAAGATACCGACGGCGACTTGAAAGCCGACGTAAAAATCCGCCTCCTGCAAGGTCTGTCCAGTGCCGACTCGCACCACTCGGCCAACGCCATGGTGCTCGGCCCGGATGGCTGGATTTACTGGTCGCGTGGTGTCTTCAACGTGGCCACCATGGAGACGCCAACCAAGACGTATCGCTCCACACAAACTGGCGTGCATCGTTTCAATCCGCGAACGTTCGAGATGGAATTCCATTACCCCATCGGCCCGAATCCACACGGCGATGTCTTCGATCAATGGGGTTACCAGTTCGCTAATGATGGTACGTCCGGTACCGGCTCGTATGTCGATATCGGCAAAGGTGTCGGCAACAAGCAATGGTTCGACAAACGCGTTCGTCCCGTTGCCGCCACAGGCCTATTGGCCAGCAGCCACTTCCCAGAAGAGATGCAGGGCAACTTCCTGATTTGCAACTGCATCGGTTTTCTGGGCGTCTTGAATCACGAGATCCAGTACAACGGTTCCGACATCCGTGCGACCGAAGTCGATCCGATCCTTGTGTCCTCCGACCCCAACTTTCGTCCGAGCGACGTGGAGATCGGTGCCGACGGTGCGTTGTACGTTGCCGACTGGGCCAATGCCTTGATCGGTCATATGCAGCACAACATGCGTGACCCCAACCGCGATCATCAGCACGGACGTATCTTCCGCGTCACCGCGAAGAACCGCCCACTGATCGAACCAGTTCGCCTGAAGGACAAGCCGCTCGTTGAAGTCCTGTCCGCCTTCTATGCGAAGGAGAACGCGACTCGTTACCGTGCACGTATTGAACTAAGCGGTCGCGATTCTGAAGAAGTTCAGGCCGCGATCGAAAAGTTCGTTGCTGCCAAAGATATCAACAACCCAGCCGACGCCCAGGCAATGCTTGAGTGCTTGTGGGTGCTCGAAGAACACCGCATGCCAAGTATCGACCTGGTCAAAACTGTCTTCCAGGCTGGCGAACCTCGTGTTCGTGCGGCTGCCATCCGTACGCTTGGCCATTGGGCCGATTCGGTTGATGGCTGGGAGCCAACGCTTGTGGCTGCCGCGAGCGATCCTTCGCCGCTGGTTCGTGCCGAGGCCATCAAGTCGGCTGTCGAGTTCACAGGCCCTGCCGCTGCCGAAACCGTCTTCCTGGCTGCCTCGCAAGAGATGGATCCGGAACTGACGCGTCTGCTGCAATATGCCCAAAGCCAGATCGACGTCGATCAGATGATCGCCGAGTCGATTCGTTCGGGTCGCAAGCTCTCGCCTGCGGCAACAACCTATGCCTTAGAGAAGGCCAGTTCCGATCTCCTGCTGAAGCTGGATCGTACCGACGAAGTTTACGCGGCGATTCTTAGCCGTGGTGGTATCCAGCCTAAGTATCGCGAGGAAGCCATTTCCGTTCTGGCTACTAAGAACAATCGTTCCCCGATGGGCGAACTGATTGCATGGGTTTCGACTGCGGAAAGCAAGAACCTGCCGAGCTTGAACGATCTGGCGAACATGCTTCCGAAAGCGAGCCAGGCCGATCTCGCCAAATCGCAAGACCTGCTGGAGAAGCTGGCCTCGACGACCCAGTCAGCGGTCGTGCGTCGTGCCGTTTATACCAGCTGGATTCAAAGCGGCGGGGCCGAAGCTGCCTGGGCACATGCCTCGCAGTCCCCAGCCTTGATGGCTGATCTGCTGCAAAGTGCTCGCTCGATCAGTAAGTCGGCTGAAGCTGCCCCGCTGTACGCCAAGATCCGCCCTCTCATGTTTGAGTTGCCGGCTTCCTTGCGACCGGAAAGTGGTTCCATCGCCGGCGATGGGCCCGCGGTTGCGTTCGATTACTACGAACCCAACCCCGCCAAAGACGTGGCGATCGAAACGCTCAACGCGAGCAAACCGAAGTTCTCTGGCCGGATGGATAACTTCAACAAGTACGTTCCCAAGGGGCGACAAGATACGTTTGCCACCAAGCAAACGGCTTCGATCATCGCACCTGTCGCTGGCGACTATAAGTTTTACATCGCCTCTGACGATGGTTCCCGTGTGTACCTCAACGGAAGCCTTCTGATCAATAACGACGGGCTGCACGGCATGGTCGAACGGGGCGGCAACGCTACCCTGACCGCTGGCCCTCACGAGATCGTCGTGACCTACTTCGACAACGGTGGCGGTGACGGCCTTCGCGTGATGTGGGAAGGTCCTGGCATCAAGAAGCAGGCCATTCCAACCTCCGCTCTGCGTTCGGCCGGACAAGCCGATTTGCGAGCGGTTGCGATTGCTGCCGTTACGGCCTGGCCAGGTCACCAGGATGAAAAGATTGCCGACTTCGCGAAGCTAACGCAATCGGAAGATCTATCGACGGCCGGTCTCAATGCGTTGACCAGCCTGCCGCCTGGTGCTGTCGCCGAGAAACTATCGCCTGAAGCTCAAGCGACTATTCTGGCGACTCTTTTGACGCAAGCCAACGAGGCGACTCCGGTCGAGCGTCAATCGAAGCAGTACGCCAAGGTACTTGATCTTGGGGAAGCTCTGGTGGCCAAGAGCACGGCTAAAGACAGTGGCTCGCTCAATCGCAAGCTCGTGGACCTGCGTAAGAGCATTCCCGTTGCCGCCGATCCGAAAGTCATGGCGATGGGCAAAGAAATCTTCCTCCGCGAAAGTCACTGTGCGACTTGCCACCAGCCACACGGCCAAGGCATGCCGAATCTCTATCCACCGATCGATGGCACCCTTTGGGCGACCGGGTCGGAAGATCGTTTGATTTCAATGGTTCTGGACGGGATGCACGGCACTATCGAGGTAAAGGGGAAGACTTATAGCAGTCCTCCACTACCGCCGATGACCGGCTTCCGTCAGTTGTTGAACGACGAGGAAGTTGCGGCGGTGCTGACCTACGTTCGTAACTCGTGGTCGAACCGTGCCAAGCCGATTACGGCATCGCAGGTTGCCAAGATCCGAGCTATCGACCGCGGCGACGCCACCTTCTGGCACGTCAACGACCTGATGGCCAAGTTCCCGCTAGAAGATGGGCGCAAGCCGATCGAAGCCACTGGGGACAGTTGGGTTCCTAAGTTCGTCAAACAATGGAAGTACGAAGACCTCGATCCGAAGAAGGTTGCTGCCAGCAAGCGAAACTTCGTCGTCGGTCAGGTTTACTTCAACCGTCTTGGCTGTGCCCAATGTCACCAGATTAATGAAAAGGGAGGCAACTTCGGTCCCGACCTTACCCGTCTGGGTGAAAAGAAGGCCACCGCCGAGCACATCCTGGAATCAATCGCTGATCCTGCCAAGAACATCGACGAGAAATACCGAATGCAAACGATCCTGACGATCGATGGCAAGGTAATTTCCGGGATGACAATTGCGGATCGGCCGGATCAACTGGTGTTGATCACTGATCCCGAGCATCCTGACAAGCCGGTCACGATTTTGAAGGATGACATCGAAGAGCGTTCCAATACCGCTACGACCATCATGCCAGGCGGGATGCTGAACTGGCTGACCGAAGAAGAGATCTATGATCTGGCTGCCTTCGTTTTGTCAGGCGGGGACGCGAAGAACAAGCTCTTCCAAGACAAGTAA
- a CDS encoding SPFH domain-containing protein produces MLGISYIKAPPSTHVMLFRGGKPVCEGAGLSFFYFSPNATLVQIPLASTDVPFVFNEVTSDFQDATIQGELTLRVNSPGKLASILDFSTDAWGRYRSEDPSKLNDRLIHTTQTLARAFTLKKTLRQLLTSSDELVEQVFAQLADSPAVAMLGVEVINLSVLSIKATPEMAKALQAEAREKLLLEADEAIYARRNTAVELERQIKENELNTEIAVQQKQRQVRETKLAADIAIEQERATLVDRAIENQRKESQAKADALKAILEPIKDIDWRTLLAASPGGIDANQMIALAFRDLADNAEKVGNLNISPELLATLLGDSGSNGDRPRQQRRRNA; encoded by the coding sequence ATGTTGGGGATCAGCTACATCAAGGCCCCGCCGTCGACGCATGTCATGCTCTTTCGTGGTGGGAAGCCGGTGTGTGAAGGGGCTGGGCTATCGTTTTTCTACTTTTCACCCAATGCCACGCTGGTGCAGATTCCGCTGGCAAGTACCGACGTGCCGTTCGTGTTCAACGAAGTGACGTCCGACTTTCAGGATGCGACCATTCAGGGAGAGTTAACGCTCCGGGTCAACAGCCCGGGAAAGTTGGCCTCAATCCTCGATTTCAGCACCGATGCTTGGGGAAGGTATCGCTCGGAAGATCCCTCGAAGCTGAACGATCGACTCATTCACACAACGCAGACGTTAGCTCGGGCGTTTACGCTCAAGAAGACCCTTCGCCAGTTGCTGACCAGCAGTGATGAACTGGTCGAGCAGGTCTTCGCTCAACTGGCCGATTCCCCGGCCGTTGCCATGCTGGGGGTCGAGGTGATCAATCTTTCGGTATTGTCGATCAAAGCAACGCCTGAGATGGCCAAAGCACTTCAAGCCGAGGCGCGAGAAAAGCTGCTTTTGGAAGCGGATGAAGCGATCTATGCTCGTCGCAATACGGCCGTTGAACTGGAACGCCAGATCAAGGAGAACGAACTGAACACCGAGATCGCCGTGCAGCAGAAGCAGCGGCAAGTTCGGGAAACGAAACTGGCCGCCGACATCGCGATCGAGCAGGAACGGGCCACGTTGGTCGATCGTGCGATCGAGAATCAGCGGAAAGAGTCGCAGGCCAAAGCCGATGCCCTCAAAGCGATTCTCGAGCCGATCAAAGACATCGACTGGCGAACCTTGCTGGCCGCTTCGCCTGGCGGGATCGATGCGAACCAAATGATTGCGTTGGCGTTTCGCGACCTGGCCGACAATGCCGAAAAGGTCGGCAATTTGAACATCTCGCCGGAACTGCTCGCAACGCTGCTCGGGGATTCGGGAAGTAACGGTGACCGCCCTAGACAACAGCGACGTCGCAACGCGTAG
- a CDS encoding glycoside hydrolase family 32 protein translates to MNRYPARLICFVLTLLCLFPCLLSADDIPGVDVLIADFEGDSYGDWKAEGEAFGTRPAAGALGGQMDVSGYQGKQLVNTFLGGDRSTGTLTSPTIEIKQPYFHFLIGGGGYEGETCMNLLVDGEVVRTATGPNRKSGGSEQLTRVFWEVQDLVGKQGILQIVDQRTGGWGHINVDDIHVSSQSQGIPASELSKGPNLQTFPSYEEVGYDQTYRPQFHFTSLKHWLNDPNGMVFLDGEYHLFFQHNPVLNAWGNMTWGHAVSKDMVHWKQLPHAILPYGEGTIFSGTAVVDHNNSLGVQQGDTKTLAAAFTFARHPFYQALAYSTDRGRTFQLWNDGKPIVANQGYDAGERDPKIFWHEATKKWVMVLWVKQAKPGRVLFFNSDDLKTWKEVSQFDRDWVFECMDLVQLPVDGDPNNKKWVLYDASFEYEVGEFDGKELTTDKVVHRGDYGPNFYAAQTFNNSPDNRTVIIGWMRGENTPFRRADMPFHQQMSVPQTMQLRTTPGGMELFRWPVVEIESLYEEGIKLAKTDITTASEKLSDFRAELIDFSVAFEASADTELRIDLRGQTITYSEGAIHYQNHQVPAPTVDGVVKLRVLVDRASLELFTNEGQYVATFNADIDPQNTTVALKSSGKVTVRSLEVHRLKSSW, encoded by the coding sequence ATGAATCGCTACCCCGCTCGCCTGATCTGTTTCGTTTTGACGCTCTTGTGTCTCTTTCCGTGCTTGCTTTCGGCCGACGACATACCAGGCGTTGACGTGCTTATCGCGGACTTCGAGGGGGACTCGTACGGCGACTGGAAAGCGGAAGGTGAGGCATTCGGCACGCGGCCAGCCGCCGGGGCGCTCGGTGGTCAGATGGATGTCAGTGGCTACCAAGGAAAGCAACTCGTCAACACGTTTCTTGGTGGTGATCGCAGTACCGGCACGCTGACCTCGCCAACGATCGAAATCAAGCAGCCGTACTTCCACTTTCTCATCGGTGGCGGAGGGTACGAAGGTGAGACATGCATGAACCTTCTGGTCGATGGGGAAGTCGTGCGTACGGCGACCGGCCCCAACCGCAAGTCAGGTGGTAGCGAGCAACTGACACGAGTGTTTTGGGAAGTGCAGGATCTGGTCGGCAAGCAAGGCATCTTACAGATCGTCGATCAGCGTACCGGCGGCTGGGGACACATCAATGTCGACGATATCCATGTCAGCAGTCAAAGCCAGGGCATCCCGGCCAGTGAGCTTTCGAAGGGGCCGAATCTCCAGACGTTTCCGTCCTATGAAGAAGTGGGCTACGATCAGACCTATCGACCGCAGTTTCATTTCACCTCGCTGAAGCATTGGCTCAACGATCCTAATGGAATGGTGTTTCTGGATGGCGAGTATCATCTGTTCTTTCAGCATAACCCGGTCTTGAATGCCTGGGGGAATATGACCTGGGGGCACGCCGTCAGTAAAGACATGGTGCACTGGAAACAACTGCCACACGCGATTCTTCCGTATGGAGAAGGAACGATCTTTTCCGGCACGGCTGTGGTCGATCACAACAATAGCCTGGGTGTACAACAAGGGGACACCAAGACGCTGGCGGCCGCGTTCACGTTTGCCCGGCATCCGTTTTACCAGGCACTCGCCTACAGCACCGATCGCGGTCGGACGTTTCAGCTTTGGAACGATGGCAAGCCGATCGTGGCAAACCAAGGATACGACGCCGGTGAACGAGACCCAAAGATTTTCTGGCACGAGGCGACAAAGAAGTGGGTGATGGTGCTGTGGGTCAAGCAGGCAAAGCCAGGGCGGGTTCTCTTTTTCAATTCCGACGACCTGAAGACATGGAAGGAAGTCAGTCAATTCGATCGCGACTGGGTCTTTGAATGCATGGACCTGGTGCAACTGCCGGTCGATGGTGATCCCAACAATAAGAAATGGGTTCTGTACGATGCGAGCTTCGAATACGAAGTCGGCGAATTCGACGGCAAGGAGCTTACGACAGACAAGGTGGTTCATCGCGGCGACTATGGCCCGAACTTCTATGCCGCCCAGACCTTCAACAACAGCCCCGACAACCGGACGGTGATCATCGGTTGGATGCGGGGAGAGAACACACCGTTTCGCCGCGCGGACATGCCGTTTCATCAGCAGATGAGTGTTCCCCAGACCATGCAGTTGCGGACGACGCCAGGCGGGATGGAACTGTTCCGTTGGCCGGTTGTTGAAATTGAAAGCTTGTACGAAGAAGGCATCAAGCTTGCGAAGACGGACATTACGACAGCTAGTGAAAAGCTCAGTGATTTCAGGGCCGAGCTCATCGACTTCAGCGTAGCCTTTGAAGCCAGCGCCGATACCGAGTTGCGAATAGATCTGCGTGGTCAAACGATCACGTATTCAGAGGGTGCTATCCACTACCAGAACCACCAGGTACCAGCACCCACGGTCGATGGCGTGGTGAAGCTACGCGTGCTGGTCGATCGGGCGTCTCTGGAACTCTTTACCAACGAAGGGCAGTATGTGGCTACGTTCAATGCGGACATCGATCCCCAAAATACGACGGTAGCCCTAAAATCCTCGGGCAAGGTAACCGTTCGCTCGCTTGAGGTGCATCGCTTGAAATCATCCTGGTAG
- a CDS encoding Gfo/Idh/MocA family protein, translating into MTLVNRRTFLQSTAAGAGLILTGTAASGAVQGANDRVRIAVAGLNGRGKSHIDGWFGQDNVEIAYLIDPDEKVLAKTVKAVQERANGKFKVKGVRDVREALDDPNLDAISVATPNHWHSLITIWAAQAGKHVYVEKPMSHDVVEGRVAVEAQKKYGVVIQHGTQRRSDAGIAGLHEAIQAGKWGKLKVSYGYCCKPRGGIGFDKVSSPPENLDWNLWRGPAVIDEFHANYHPYDWHWFWKTGNGDLNNQGTHQLDVARWAIDKDQTHPVRAMALGGRFQWGDQGETPNTMFAMAEYPNGQYVFFNVRNVNYKGYEHQVENEYYFEDGGRIVRGMYYPKGSDKGEKVKVDRGDVTPGGNWGSFITAVRANDPSMANGNVHDAHYACVLGHLMNNSYRLGEQVPFNAKAGKFGDNKDAAEHFGRLHDIMEKGVGVKDSEKYTVGPMLTFDPGTEQHTGDHAEAANTLLKDPNRKGFEIPDAAKV; encoded by the coding sequence ATGACGTTGGTCAATCGTCGAACCTTCCTGCAATCGACCGCCGCAGGAGCGGGACTCATTCTTACCGGAACTGCCGCATCTGGGGCCGTACAAGGTGCCAATGATCGCGTGCGTATCGCGGTCGCCGGGCTGAATGGTCGTGGTAAGAGTCACATCGATGGCTGGTTCGGCCAAGACAATGTCGAAATCGCCTACCTCATCGATCCCGATGAAAAGGTTTTGGCCAAAACCGTGAAGGCCGTTCAGGAGCGAGCCAACGGCAAGTTTAAAGTGAAAGGGGTTCGCGACGTTCGGGAAGCACTCGACGATCCGAATCTTGATGCCATTTCGGTAGCAACGCCGAATCATTGGCACTCGCTCATCACGATCTGGGCGGCCCAGGCTGGCAAGCATGTTTATGTTGAAAAGCCAATGAGCCACGACGTGGTCGAAGGTCGTGTCGCTGTCGAAGCCCAGAAGAAATATGGTGTCGTTATTCAGCACGGCACGCAGCGTCGTAGCGACGCGGGTATCGCCGGTCTGCACGAGGCCATCCAGGCCGGTAAGTGGGGCAAGCTGAAGGTCTCGTACGGTTACTGTTGCAAGCCGCGCGGTGGCATTGGATTCGACAAAGTATCGTCTCCACCAGAAAACCTGGATTGGAACCTGTGGCGCGGACCCGCTGTGATTGACGAGTTCCATGCCAACTACCACCCTTACGACTGGCACTGGTTCTGGAAGACCGGCAACGGCGACCTGAACAATCAGGGAACGCATCAACTGGACGTGGCTCGTTGGGCGATCGATAAAGATCAAACGCATCCCGTTCGTGCGATGGCGCTGGGGGGCCGGTTCCAGTGGGGCGACCAAGGCGAAACCCCCAATACGATGTTCGCCATGGCCGAGTATCCCAACGGCCAGTACGTCTTCTTCAACGTTCGCAACGTGAACTACAAGGGATACGAACACCAGGTCGAGAACGAATACTACTTTGAAGACGGCGGACGGATCGTACGTGGCATGTATTATCCCAAGGGAAGTGACAAGGGGGAAAAGGTCAAGGTCGATCGCGGAGACGTGACCCCAGGCGGCAACTGGGGAAGCTTCATCACAGCCGTTCGTGCCAACGACCCGAGCATGGCCAACGGCAACGTGCACGATGCCCACTATGCGTGTGTGCTGGGGCACTTGATGAATAACTCGTATCGCCTGGGCGAACAGGTTCCGTTCAACGCCAAGGCAGGTAAGTTCGGTGACAACAAAGACGCTGCCGAACACTTCGGTCGACTGCACGACATCATGGAGAAAGGTGTCGGCGTCAAAGATAGCGAGAAGTACACCGTTGGTCCGATGCTGACCTTCGATCCTGGAACCGAACAGCACACCGGCGACCATGCCGAAGCAGCAAACACGCTGCTTAAGGATCCAAATCGCAAGGGGTTTGAGATCCCCGATGCCGCGAAAGTATAA